From a region of the Cryptomeria japonica unplaced genomic scaffold, Sugi_1.0 HiC_scaffold_221, whole genome shotgun sequence genome:
- the LOC131868830 gene encoding G-type lectin S-receptor-like serine/threonine-protein kinase SD2-2, producing the protein MKCSRQDEKQFRAEISSLGNIQHVNFVRLRRFCAKGSRQLLVYDYMPKGSLNSILFTGSSKSKREVVDWKTQFEIALGTARGLLYLHEECRDHIIHCDVKLENILPDGDLSPNLVDFGLAKLVGRDFSHVPTTTRGTRGYLAPEWISCLPITPKVDVYSFGMTLLEIISGRRNLDLKVQDSSLVYFPPWPATQIQQGNTMNIVEEGVAEEANMEEMLEGKVEPQTPQVMDRPVDRSDTSSITYSHVTN; encoded by the exons ATGAAGTGTTCACGACAAGATGAAAAGCAATTCCGAGCAGAAATTAGTTCTCTTGGCAACATACAACATGTCAATTTCGTCAGGCTACGACGGTTTTGTGCAAAAGGATCAAGACAGTTACTGGTTTATGATTACATGCCCAAGGGTTCTCTAAATTCTATACTGTTCACCGGTAGTTCCAAAAGTAAACGGGAGGTAGTCGACTGGAAGACCCAATTTGAGATCGCACTAGGCACTGCAAGAGGGTTACTTTATCTCCATGAAGAATGTCGAGATCACATCATTCACTGCGATGTTAAGCTGGAAAACATTCTGCCGGATGGTGATTTGTCACCTAATTTGGTCGATTTTGGGCTAGCAAAGCTTGTGGGTAGAGATTTTAGTCATGTGCCGACCACTACAAGGGGAACGAGAGGATACTTGGCTCCAGAGTGGATCTCCTGTCTTCCCATCACTCCCAAGGTTGACGTCTACAGTTTTGGTATGACACTCTTGGAAATCATTTCGGGGCGAAGAAATCTAGACTTAAAAGTGCAAGATTCAAGTTTGGTTTACTTTCCCCCATGGCCTGCAACTCAAATTCAGCAGGGGAACACAATGAACATTGTGGAGGAGGGTGTTGCAGAGGAGGCAAACATGGAAGAG ATGCTGGAAGGGAAGGTGGAGCCTCAAACTCCACAGGTTATGGACAGGCCAGTGGACCGAAGTGACACAAGCAGCATCACCTATAGCCATGTTACCAATTAG
- the LOC131868841 gene encoding G-type lectin S-receptor-like serine/threonine-protein kinase At2g19130, producing the protein MRNSTPSKINSNVFIRVGASQLSMKSKTTSIVGVVLGIVGALTVALGICSVLIWRRHQQRSMDRPADSSDSFLRMFSYKELKIATRNFRSKLGSGRSGSVFKGSLQDGTLVAVKKMQGSRQDEKQFRAEISSLGNIQHVNLVRLRGFCAQGSKRLLIYDYMPNGSLNSLLFTSNSTSKKKVLDWKTRFEIALGTARGLLYLHEECRGCIIHSDVKPENILLDGDLSPKLADFGLAKLMGRDLSRVLTTTRGTRGYLAPEWISGLPITPKVDVYSFGMTLLEIISGRRNLDLTVQDSSLYYFPPFAATQIQQGKTINIVEEGIAEAADMEEVGRSCVVALLCIQEDDEVRPSMRQVVQMLEGKMEPRTPHVPSSPLTDNDGDQSNSNSYSD; encoded by the coding sequence ATGCGCAACTCTACTCCATCAAAAATCAATTCAAATGTCTTCATTAGAGTAGGTGCTTCTCAACTTTCAATGAAAAGCAAAACCACAAGTATTGTAGGCGTCGTGCTGGGTATCGTTGGTGCACTCACCGTTGCCCTGGGTATCTGTTCAGTTTTAATTTGGCGGAGGCATCAGCAGCGGTCGATGGACAGGCCTGCAGATTCCTCGGACTCTTTTCTGAGAATGTTTAGTTACAAGGAGTTGAAAATTGCAACAAGGAATTTCAGGTCTAAGTTGGGGAGCGGAAGATCCGGCTCAGTGTTCAAAGGATCTCTACAAGACGGTACGCTTGTGGCCGTTAAAAAAATGCAGGGGTCAAGGCAAGATGAGAAACAATTTCGGGCGGAAATCAGTTCTCTGGGAAACATACAACATGTGAATTTGGTCAGGCTGCGAGGGTTTTGTGCACAAGGATCAAAACGGTTACTGATTTATGATTACATGCCCAACGGATCTCTCAATTCCCTCCTGTTCACAAGTAATTCCACGAGTAAGAAAAAGGTACTCGACTGGAAGACCCGATTTGAGATTGCATTAGGCACCGCCAGAGGGTTACTCTACCTCCACGAGGAATGCAGAGGTTGCATCATTCACAGCGATGTGAAGCCCGAAAACATTCTGCTGGACGGTGATTTATCACCGAAGTTGGCCGACTTTGGGTTGGCAAAGCTTATGGGTAGAGATTTAAGCCGCGTTCTAACCACTACAAGAGGAACGAGAGGTTACTTGGCTCCAGAATGGATCTCTGGTCTTCCCATCACTCCCAAAGTTGATGTCTACAGTTTTGGTATGACACTCTTGGAAATTATTTCTGGGCGAAGAAATCTAGACTTAACCGTGCAAGATTCAAGTTTGTATTATTTTCCCCCGTTTGCTGCAACTCAAATTCAACAGGGGAAGACGATTAATATTGTGGAGGAGGGTATTGCAGAGGCGGCAGACATGGAAGAGGTGGGAAGATCATGTGTTGTAGCATTGTTATGCATTCAAGAGGATGACGAAGTGAGGCCCAGTATGAGACAAGTGGTGCAAATGCTGGAAGGGAAGATGGAGCCTCGAACTCCACATGTTCCAAGCTCTCCTCTGACGGACAACGATGGAGACCAAAGCAATAGTAACAGCTATAGTGACTGA